Proteins from one Papaver somniferum cultivar HN1 unplaced genomic scaffold, ASM357369v1 unplaced-scaffold_158, whole genome shotgun sequence genomic window:
- the LOC113337009 gene encoding disease resistance protein RGA2-like: MASERILVSGVTEIMKKLLPVIGQQIGRGWGVKEDLKKLGKTLESIQALISDAEEKQITDATVRLWLRRLKDIVYDADDFMDEFNYETMRLCERGSQLKHKVRDCMTKSSNPLVFLSMMADKIQAINKSLDSIYNDKVRYSLNVTNDGCQVDQIIANCNRITTSIVDDSVLIGRKGATLEIVKMLTNKWLPSMSTSTAPHHSSLEGQLSALSIVGMGGLGKTSLAQLVYKDESIKTHFAIKIWVCVSDKFDVYRIVKEILESLTDGLCGASSNCNVLARQVQEKLTGKKYLLVLDDLWNKDAGDWEKLHGILFNGVAGSKILVTTRDQQVACVVGGTSYELQKLKHDDCWSIMQNKISFPLSKNMSDIGFDIAEKCDGLPLAANFLGSLLSYKREESHWISLKDNKNLWVQSKNNRVISILKLSYDNLPSRLKQCFSYCCLFPKDWEIQREILIRMWMAEGFLELPADEVNNRSFEDIGNDYFEFLLWNSFFQDTKKDGLGIISCKMHDLVHDLALSVVDGKEFGVDGKEDVSQQVRRLQLICDSGSSATAAEIFSKAENLRTIVAVNAYKCSQISGLSSTRRLRVLYPLGGWHTKLSFSDSKFIHLRFLDLSYFEFDLSHGVSLNHSYNLQTLILVKCKTVSGFLGGIGRLKNLRHLDVSWSDIKVLPDDSFVNLTNLQTLDLQRCEKFEALPENIGLLKHLMTLNIKQCCKLDALPAELEALTRLRCLNLYGTKIKVLPESCVKNLCNLEIVDFGSSCELPKEIKNWPKLRQFRHMRKDDMMSRGIEKLTCLETLDPYMVRILSGIEELAALNSLQVLRITNLENVSGIEDAERAKLKDKHHLRELYLDWSNQHIYYIDEDMVLEGLRPHPNLRKLRICEFSGLNLPKWMGSSSSNCLLLNLVELEVSYCRRCEKLPALGMLPCLRNLTIHTMSSVKCLGGEFYYQQQEEEESTQKSTTTASSFLLFPSLVELQINYMHNLEEWVSPPPSSYFYVDSFPLLEKLYIWICPKLRSTPNSFPSLKVLEFWETNDKTVNSILSAGGCLTSLTSIKISHSPKLIYFPMGALLQNNTPNLHFLGIFNCSEFQGFRDDDLNSSKSNNSSLYKLELSVCPVLTSLPDIRLWTSLRELRIWQCDKLKDSIPYDYKTSLSFLHSLEVDFIQREDPQLPYPHSRYSSINLMGK, translated from the coding sequence ATGGCTTCAGAAAGGATTCTTGTTAGTGGTGTGACTGAGATCATGAAGAAATTGCTCCCGGTTATTGGTCAACAGATTGGTCGGGGATGGGGTGTTAAAGAGGACCTAAAGAAACTTGGGAAAACGTTGGAGTCAATACAAGCTTTAATTTCTGATGCCGAGGAGAAACAAATAACCGATGCTACTGTCAGACTTTGGTTGAGAAGGCTCAAAGACATTGTTTACGATGCAGATGATTTTATGGATGAATTCAATTATGAAACCATGCGTCTTTGCGAAAGAGGAAGTCAGCTCAAACACAAAGTACGCGACTGTATGACTAAATCCTCCAATCCACTTGTGTTTCTTTCTATGATGGCTGATAAAATCCAAGCCATTaataaaagcttggattcaatCTACAATGATAAAGTCAGATATTCGTTGAATGTTACTAATGATGGTTGTCAAGTCGATCAAATAATAGCGAACTGCAACCGGATAACTACTTCAATTGTTGATGATTCGGTGCTTATAGGCAGGAAGGGCGCTACACTAGAAATAGTAAAGATGCTGACTAACAAATGGTTGCCTTCAATGTCTACATCTACAGCACCACACCATTCTTCTCTTGAAGGGCAACTTTCGGCCCTATCCATTGTGGGTATGGGGGGTCTGGGTAAGACTTCTTTGGCGCAGTTGGTATACAAAGACGAGTCCATAAAAACACATTTTGCAATAAAAATATGGGTATGTGTATCTGACAAGTTTGATGTCTATAGGATCGTAAAAGAAATTTTAGAGTCCCTTACTGATGGTTTATGCGGGGCTTCATCAAATTGTAATGTGCTGGCGAGACAAGTTCAGGAAAAACTGACTGGTAAAAAATACCTGTTAGTACTAGACGATCTTTGGAATAAGGATGCTGGAGATTGGGAAAAACTACATGGAATCCTTTTCAATGGTGTTGCAGGCAGCAAAATATTAGTCACCACACGAGACCAACAAGTTGCTTGTGTTGTCGGGGGTACGTCCTatgaattacaaaaattaaaacatgatgattgTTGGTCTATTATGCAGAATAAAATTTCATTTCCACTCTCTAAAAATATGTCAGATATTGGGTTTGACATAGCGGAGAAATGCGATGGCTTACCACTTGCGGCGAACTTTCTTGGAAGTTTATTATCCTATAAAAGGGAAGAAAGCCACTGGATTTCCTTAAAGGACAACAAGAATTTATGGGTTCAATCAAAAAATAACAGAGTCATATCAATCTTAAAATTGAGTTATGATAACTTACCTTCACGTTTGAAACAATGTTTTTCATATTGTTGTTTATTTCCCAAAGATTGGGAGATTCAAAGAGAGATATTGATACGTATGTGGATGGCGGAGGGATTTCTTGAGCTACCTGCAGATGAGGTAAATAATAGATCCTTTGAAGATATTGGGAATGattattttgagtttttgttgTGGAACTCATTCTTTCAGGATACAAAAAAAGATGGACTTGGTATCATCTCGTGTAAGATGCATGATCTTGTGCATGATCTCGCATTGAGTGTTGTGGATGGTAAAGAATTTGGGGTTGACGGGAAGGAAGATGTTTCACAGCAAGTTCGTCGTTTACAATTGATATGTGATAGCGGATCCTCGGCAACAGCTGCAGAAATATTTTCGAAGGCAGAGAATTTGCGAACGATTGTTGCTGTTAATGCATATAAATGTTCACAAATCAGTGGTTTATCTTCTACTAGGCGTTTACGGGTATTGTATCCGCTTGGTGGTTGGCATACAAAATTATCCTTCTCAGATTCTAAGTTCATACATTTGAGGTTCCTGGACCTCTCatattttgaatttgatttatcGCATGGTGTGTCATTAAATCATTCTTACAATTTGCAGACACTGATATTGGTTAAATGCAAAACTGTTTCTGGTTTTCTTGGTGGAATTGGGCGTTTGAAAAATTTGAGACACCTCGATGTCTCATGGTCTGATATTAAAGTTTTACCTGATGATTCTTTCGTCAACCTCACCAATTTGCAGACGTTGGATCTCCAAAGGTGCGAGAAGTTTGAAGCCTTACCAGAAAATATTGGTTTGTTAAAACATCTCATGACGTTGAATATTAAGCAATGTTGTAAATTAGATGCCTTACCTGCAGAACTAGAAGCATTGACACGATTAAGGTGCCTTAATTTGTATGGTACTAAGATCAAAGTATTGCCTGAATCTTGCGTTAAAAACCTCTGTAATTTGGAGATAGTGGATTTTGGATCTTCATGTGAGCTTCCCAAAGAAATTAAGAATTGGCCGAAACTAAGACAGTTTAGACATATGAGAAAGGATGATATGATGTCTAGAGGTATAGAAAAGCTAACTTGCCTTGAAACATTGGATCCGTACATGGTGAGGATTCTTAGTGGGATAGAAGAGTTAGCTGCCCTTAACTCCCTTCAAGTGTTGCGTATAACAAATCTAGAGAATGTGAGTGGAATTGAAGATGCAGAGAGGGCAAAGTTGAAGGATAAACATCATTTGAGAGAATTATATCTAGATTGGAGCAATCAACATATATATTATATAGATGAAGATATGGTTTTAGAGGGTCTTAGACCTCACCCCAATTTGAGAAAGCTGCGAATATGTGAATTCTCTGGTTTAAATCTTCCGAAGTGGATGGGTTCTTCATCGTCTAATTGCCTGCTTCTTAATTTGGTTGAATTAGAAGTATCGTATTGCAGGAGATGTGAGAAGCTTCCAGCTCTAGGTATGCTCCCATGTCTTAGGAATCTTACGATTCATACAATGAGTTCAGTTAAGTGTTTGGGTGGAGAATTTTATTATCagcagcaagaagaagaagaaagtaccCAGAAGTCTACTACTACAGCGTCATCCTTCTTGTTATTCCCTTCCTTAGTTGAGCTGCAAATCAATTATATGCATAATCTAGAAGAATGGGTTTCTCCTCCTCCATCATCTTATTTTTATGTTGATTCCTTCCCTCTCCTTGAGAAGCTGTATATTTGGATTTGTCCAAAATTGAGAAGCACTCCGAACTCGTTTCCTTCTCTCAAGGTATTGGAATTTTGGGAAACCAACGACAAGACAGTGAACTCAATCTTATCTGCAGGGGGATGTCTGACATCTCTCACATCCATTAAAATATCACATTCTCCAAAGCTGATATATTTCCCAATGGGCGCACTACTCCAAAACAATACTCCCAATCTTCATTTTCTAGGGATTTTTAATTGTTCCGAGTTTCAAGGTTTTCGTGATGATGATTTAAACAGCAGCAAAAGCAACAACAGTTCTCTCTACAAGCTGGAATTATCCGTATGTCCTGTTTTAACATCTCTTCCGGATATACGATTATGGACTTCTCTTCGGGAATTACGTATATGGCAGTGCGACAAATTGAAGGATTCTATACCGTATGATTACAAGACGTCACTCTCCTTTCTTCACTCACTCGAAGTTGATTTTATTCAAAGAGAAGACCCGCAGCTACCATATCCACATAGTAGGTACAGCTCAATTAATCTGATGGGGAAGTAG